One Prolixibacteraceae bacterium DNA segment encodes these proteins:
- a CDS encoding leucine-rich repeat domain-containing protein — MKRLFGLIILSFLLETVWSQEADKFVVSEFRYEVSDSIMIGIAIDGYTGTYPHDQFIIPEKIDGKVVLHITKSAFYGCKEVQGSLVLPPSLFSIGESSFYECVGLTGDLVLSSSLRSLGAFAFTRCSFNGVLNLPDSLESIGQSAFMQCQYFRGDLFLPSSIKEIGDGAFYECGFDGKLTLSSSLTSIQKNTFAECTFLAGNLTIPPAVTSIKARAFYSCRGFNGHLTLPSSLDSIGYAAFKDCSSFTGKLLLPVNLNSIEACSFYGCSGFDDGITLPTSIKTIGHETFSGCSGLNGSLVLPSQLETIGWSAFEDCSSLKGTLFLPNSVTIIGDAAFRDCHGFTGMLSLPFTLNRVGKHAFQNCRGFRGSLIMPSTIERIDDAAFSGCSGFDGILDLPSTLKWLGESSFRDCHGFIGSLMLPSSLTTIGEAAFKDCRGFDGTLTIPSSMQKIDRFAFKGCVNFAEVVCSNEVPPKLGEEVFSLSDMMLSCPTPEIYKQADGWLEFEMIAPL; from the coding sequence ATGAAGAGATTGTTTGGATTGATTATTTTATCTTTTCTTCTTGAAACTGTCTGGTCTCAAGAGGCAGATAAGTTTGTTGTTTCTGAGTTTCGTTACGAGGTCTCAGATTCTATAATGATAGGAATTGCCATTGATGGGTATACGGGAACTTACCCCCATGATCAATTTATAATTCCTGAAAAGATTGATGGAAAGGTCGTATTGCATATTACCAAATCGGCATTTTATGGATGTAAAGAGGTGCAAGGTTCTTTGGTTTTACCCCCCTCACTTTTTTCTATTGGGGAATCATCATTTTATGAATGTGTAGGACTTACGGGAGATCTGGTTTTGTCTTCTTCTTTGAGGTCTCTCGGTGCATTTGCTTTTACAAGGTGTAGTTTTAATGGAGTACTGAACTTGCCAGACTCATTGGAGTCTATTGGACAATCTGCATTTATGCAATGTCAATATTTTAGGGGAGACCTCTTTTTACCCTCTAGTATCAAGGAGATCGGAGATGGAGCTTTTTATGAGTGTGGATTCGATGGGAAATTAACGTTGTCCTCTTCATTGACTTCTATCCAAAAGAATACGTTTGCTGAATGTACATTTCTTGCGGGAAATTTGACTATTCCTCCTGCTGTAACCTCTATTAAAGCACGTGCCTTTTATTCATGTCGTGGTTTCAACGGCCATTTAACTTTGCCCTCCTCATTGGATTCGATAGGATATGCTGCATTTAAAGATTGCTCCAGCTTTACAGGAAAGCTTCTTCTTCCAGTAAATTTGAACTCTATTGAAGCTTGTTCTTTTTATGGCTGTAGCGGTTTTGATGATGGGATCACTTTGCCTACTTCCATTAAAACTATTGGTCATGAAACATTTTCAGGTTGTAGTGGATTGAATGGTAGTTTGGTATTGCCTTCTCAGTTGGAGACCATCGGATGGTCTGCTTTTGAAGATTGTAGTAGTCTTAAAGGGACTTTATTTCTCCCAAATTCTGTAACTATTATAGGGGATGCTGCTTTTCGAGATTGTCATGGTTTTACTGGGATGTTGTCCCTGCCGTTCACTTTGAATAGAGTAGGGAAACATGCTTTTCAGAACTGTCGCGGATTTAGAGGAAGTCTTATCATGCCTTCTACTATTGAGCGTATTGACGATGCGGCTTTTAGTGGATGTAGCGGCTTTGATGGTATTTTAGATTTGCCCTCCACTTTAAAGTGGTTAGGGGAGTCGTCATTTCGAGATTGTCATGGTTTTATTGGCAGCTTGATGTTGCCATCCTCTTTGACTACTATAGGAGAAGCAGCGTTTAAAGATTGTCGTGGTTTTGATGGAACATTAACTATCCCATCTTCGATGCAGAAGATAGATAGATTTGCTTTTAAAGGATGTGTAAATTTTGCAGAGGTGGTTTGCTCCAATGAAGTTCCTCCGAAACTTGGAGAAGAGGTTTTCTCTTTATCTGATATGATGCTTTCATGTCCAACTCCTGAGATATATAAACAAGCAGATGGTTGGCTCGAATTTGAGATGATTGCTCCTTTATAG
- a CDS encoding acetate kinase, translating to MMKVLVLNCGSSSIKYQLINMNTEAVLAIGLVEKVGMTGSFLKHEKESGEKVLFEGEILDHTAGIEYVLGVLTSEKHGCIKDLNEIDAVGHRVVHGGERFNSSVFITDEVVEEMQKCIDLAPLHNPPNLKGIEAVSALIPDVPQCGVFDTAFHQTMPEHSYMYAIPHKLYEKYGIRRYGFHGTSHRYVSERACEILGLDYRNSKLITCHLGNGGSIAAIQNGESIDTSMGFTPVEGLMMGTRCGDLDVGAVTYIMEKEQIGVRSFNTLANKHSGLLGVSGVSSDGRDIRKAAQEGNHNAKLARQMFNYRVKKYIGSYVAAMGGVDAIIFTGGIGENSVDQREDICKDFGFLGCKVDSKKNDVYGEEAIFSTDDSTVTLIVVPTNEELVIARDTIEIIKNR from the coding sequence ATTATGAAGGTTCTTGTATTAAATTGTGGTAGTTCCTCAATAAAATATCAGCTAATAAATATGAATACTGAGGCTGTTTTAGCTATCGGTCTTGTAGAAAAAGTAGGAATGACAGGTTCTTTTTTGAAGCATGAAAAAGAGTCTGGAGAAAAAGTGCTTTTCGAAGGAGAGATTCTAGATCATACTGCAGGTATTGAGTATGTTTTGGGAGTACTTACTAGCGAAAAACATGGTTGTATAAAAGATTTGAATGAAATTGATGCGGTAGGACATCGTGTTGTTCATGGTGGAGAGCGTTTTAACTCTTCTGTTTTTATTACAGATGAAGTGGTTGAAGAGATGCAGAAATGTATCGATTTAGCTCCTTTACATAACCCACCAAACCTAAAAGGTATTGAAGCAGTTTCTGCATTAATACCAGATGTTCCTCAATGTGGTGTTTTTGATACTGCATTCCATCAGACAATGCCAGAGCATTCGTATATGTATGCGATCCCTCATAAGCTGTATGAGAAATATGGTATTCGTCGTTATGGTTTCCATGGTACTAGTCACCGTTATGTTTCGGAAAGAGCTTGTGAGATCTTAGGTTTAGACTATAGAAACTCTAAATTGATCACTTGTCACCTTGGTAATGGGGGTTCGATTGCAGCGATTCAAAACGGAGAGTCTATCGATACTAGTATGGGATTTACTCCTGTTGAAGGTTTGATGATGGGTACACGTTGTGGTGACTTAGATGTAGGAGCTGTAACATATATCATGGAGAAAGAGCAGATTGGCGTTCGTTCTTTCAACACTTTGGCGAACAAACATAGTGGACTTTTAGGGGTTTCTGGTGTCTCTTCTGATGGTAGAGATATTCGTAAAGCTGCACAAGAAGGCAACCATAATGCCAAACTGGCTCGTCAAATGTTTAATTACCGCGTTAAAAAATATATTGGATCTTACGTTGCTGCGATGGGTGGGGTAGATGCCATTATTTTTACTGGAGGTATTGGAGAGAATTCAGTAGACCAAAGAGAAGATATCTGTAAAGATTTTGGTTTCTTAGGATGTAAAGTGGACTCTAAAAAGAATGATGTTTACGGAGAAGAAGCTATTTTCTCTACTGACGACAGTACTGTAACTCTTATTGTAGTTCCAACAAACGAAGAGTTGGTTATTGCACGAGACACTATTGAGATTATCAAGAATAGATAA
- a CDS encoding 3-hydroxyacyl-CoA dehydrogenase family protein, which translates to MTKIVEQIEDFGLSKKHRSKTLFSKIGIVGCGKVGQNIARIAAFNGIEVVFIEVSLEKISEAKTSIENELDKRIDNWGLTPGEKKAILSRICGSTDYSDLAECDFVIEAIREQSEGLRIETRKDVFKEIEAKVSKECIIATNSTTIAITELASELEYKERCVSLHFFIQSAEAKVCEVVKSLYTTERVYQSVVTFVHMLNRSVVSASESAGLVSIRLFCSLLNEACETLMEGVSDIPDIDKTMKVGFGMRFGPFELADILGIDKIERYMENLYGEFGKVKYKPSPLIKKLSRAKRYGKDVGQGFYGYDENNVIVRENYFKL; encoded by the coding sequence ATGACAAAGATAGTTGAACAAATTGAGGATTTCGGTCTGAGTAAAAAGCACCGTTCAAAAACGTTGTTTTCTAAGATTGGTATTGTCGGATGTGGTAAAGTTGGACAAAATATTGCACGTATTGCCGCTTTTAATGGCATCGAGGTCGTATTTATTGAGGTTTCTCTCGAAAAAATCTCTGAGGCCAAAACGAGTATCGAGAATGAGTTGGACAAACGCATAGATAATTGGGGACTTACTCCTGGTGAGAAGAAAGCGATCCTATCAAGAATTTGTGGTTCAACAGATTATTCGGATCTAGCAGAGTGTGACTTTGTAATTGAAGCAATACGTGAACAATCTGAAGGATTGAGAATTGAAACACGTAAAGATGTTTTCAAAGAGATCGAAGCAAAAGTAAGTAAGGAATGTATTATTGCAACAAACTCAACAACTATTGCAATCACGGAACTTGCTTCTGAATTAGAATATAAAGAGCGTTGTGTAAGCTTACACTTCTTCATTCAGTCTGCAGAGGCGAAGGTTTGTGAAGTGGTTAAAAGTCTTTATACTACAGAAAGAGTATATCAAAGTGTCGTGACATTTGTACATATGTTGAATAGAAGTGTGGTTAGCGCATCAGAATCTGCTGGCTTGGTTTCTATTAGACTATTCTGTTCTCTCTTGAATGAAGCTTGTGAAACGCTTATGGAAGGAGTTTCTGATATTCCAGATATCGATAAAACAATGAAAGTTGGTTTCGGTATGCGTTTTGGTCCATTTGAGTTAGCAGATATTTTAGGTATCGATAAGATCGAAAGATATATGGAGAACTTATATGGAGAATTTGGTAAAGTAAAATACAAACCATCTCCATTAATTAAAAAGTTGTCTCGTGCAAAACGTTATGGTAAAGATGTAGGTCAAGGTTTCTATGGCTACGATGAGAATAACGTGATTGTAAGAGAAAATTATTTTAAGTTGTAA
- the pta gene encoding phosphate acetyltransferase, which yields MELLNQIKENAKKANKKIVLPEGTEERTLKATEILLKEGIAQIILLGNPETVKANAASLGVCIDGATIVDPATDSNRDAYADIMVEIRKKKGLTKEKALDMLNDPLCFGPIMIKAGHADGEVAGAINATGDVLRPAFQFVKTLPGMSVVSGAFLMFLKDKTFGHEGVMVFSDCAVMPETNDKQLAEIAVATAKTAKAIVGMDPKVAMLSFSTKGSAKHDVVDKVANATKIAQEMAPEFKIDGELQLDAAIVEEVAALKAPESPVAGKANVLIFPSLEAGNIGYKLVQRLAGAQAVGPVLQGMAAPINDLSRGCSVSDIVNLVAITATQAAG from the coding sequence ATGGAATTATTAAACCAAATTAAGGAGAACGCCAAAAAAGCAAATAAGAAAATTGTTCTTCCAGAAGGTACAGAGGAGCGTACTTTAAAAGCAACAGAGATTTTGTTAAAAGAGGGGATCGCACAAATCATTTTATTAGGCAATCCTGAAACGGTAAAGGCAAATGCAGCAAGCTTGGGGGTTTGTATTGATGGTGCAACGATCGTTGATCCTGCAACAGATAGCAACAGAGATGCTTATGCAGATATTATGGTTGAGATTCGTAAGAAAAAAGGACTTACTAAAGAGAAAGCCTTGGATATGTTGAATGATCCATTGTGTTTTGGTCCTATTATGATTAAAGCCGGTCATGCAGATGGGGAAGTTGCTGGAGCGATCAATGCTACAGGCGATGTGTTACGTCCTGCTTTCCAATTTGTAAAAACTTTACCTGGAATGAGTGTGGTATCTGGAGCATTTTTAATGTTCTTAAAAGATAAAACATTTGGACATGAAGGAGTAATGGTTTTTTCTGATTGTGCTGTGATGCCAGAAACAAATGATAAGCAGTTGGCAGAGATTGCTGTAGCAACAGCGAAGACTGCTAAGGCAATTGTTGGAATGGATCCTAAAGTTGCTATGTTGAGTTTCTCTACAAAAGGTAGTGCTAAACATGATGTGGTAGATAAGGTTGCCAATGCAACGAAGATAGCTCAGGAGATGGCTCCAGAATTCAAAATTGATGGAGAACTTCAATTGGATGCAGCGATCGTAGAAGAGGTAGCTGCTCTAAAAGCTCCAGAAAGTCCAGTAGCTGGTAAAGCGAATGTACTTATCTTCCCAAGCCTTGAGGCTGGTAATATTGGTTATAAGTTGGTACAACGTTTGGCAGGAGCTCAAGCTGTTGGTCCTGTTCTACAGGGAATGGCTGCACCAATCAATGACCTTTCTCGTGGATGTTCTGTAAGTGATATTGTAAACTTGGTTGCAATTACTGCAACTCAAGCAGCAGGATAG
- a CDS encoding FAD-binding oxidoreductase: MKTSHSIPWKILMHTISGDVATDKTNQIMYATDSSLFYIKPRAVVFPKDEKDVIATIKFANKYGISITARTAGTSLAGQAIGSGIILDMSRYMNQILKISPEERWVEVEPGVNLEHLNNTLKPMGLLFGPETSTASRCCIGGMLGNNSCGLHSLVMGSVRDHIDRIDCIMEDGSKIRFKELTYDQLIKKTHGPNRVESRIYHSIDKIIHAPRFAESVSTHFPDPILKRRNMGYALDQIYHEQKRTYNISRLIAGSEGTLAIATKIRIHLQPQYPKNRTLLVIAFDSLQDALCANLEILKHKPIAIELMDHYIVDAVKKLNKYDLNHYFPKTPQAVLMAEFVDDQSTALDNLCHDAIHNINKQYPSALFSQYKKAEEIQTLWNIRKDGLGVLANIKSKKRSTTVIEDTAVAPKHLPAYIDDLNILFDRLGLNCVFYAHIATGELHLRPMLDLEDHHDKELFLTLAKEVALLVKKYRGSLSGEHGDGRLRSPMLPYMFSKEVIAWFKNIKRAFDPHGLFNPNVILNADPDFNHLKYNLKEPIPSLPTYYRYDNSINFHDQIDKCTGSGICIRKDKNYQGMCPTYHATKQEEYSTRGRSNLMRATLRTNEVQWNIDKELLKTITHCLGCKACKRECPSSVDVAKLKSEYLAQYYEKHRPTLQTLAIAYLPQLAILASKLPRTSNFFAQSFITKKMLQIASNTAMPRFANKTARSKMDRHPAPHSNPDVILYVDEFTNYFDSELGYKAFLLLLKLGCNIKPIFLSQNGRTYISKGLLKQAKKIADKNVSWILSEISPNTPILGIEPSTTATLVDEYMDLIDNPSDFKPYIANIDLIDHYLLNIISKNPSLLKSTQKTDRNIYYHGHCHQKASFGIDKTVALLSMFTNGIVETSKTACCGMAGSFGYEKAHATLAIQVGEVKLFPDVRKRIENTTFIASGTSCRHHIAQNTGATVLHPIEWLYHIMER; encoded by the coding sequence ATGAAAACATCACATTCGATCCCATGGAAAATATTGATGCACACTATTTCAGGAGATGTAGCTACTGATAAGACAAATCAAATCATGTATGCAACCGACTCCTCTCTCTTCTATATAAAGCCACGCGCAGTGGTCTTTCCAAAGGACGAAAAGGATGTGATTGCAACCATCAAATTTGCAAACAAATATGGGATCTCAATCACGGCAAGAACCGCAGGAACCTCCCTCGCAGGACAAGCAATAGGAAGCGGGATTATCTTAGATATGTCCCGTTACATGAATCAGATTTTAAAAATCTCTCCTGAAGAGAGGTGGGTCGAGGTGGAGCCAGGAGTAAACCTAGAACACCTAAACAACACATTGAAACCAATGGGACTTCTTTTTGGTCCCGAAACATCTACAGCTTCAAGATGTTGTATTGGTGGAATGTTAGGGAATAATTCATGTGGTCTTCACTCTCTTGTTATGGGAAGTGTAAGAGATCATATTGATCGAATAGATTGCATCATGGAAGATGGCTCAAAAATTCGTTTTAAGGAGTTAACTTACGATCAATTGATCAAAAAAACCCATGGTCCGAATAGAGTGGAGTCGAGAATATATCATTCTATCGATAAAATAATTCATGCTCCAAGATTTGCTGAGTCCGTATCAACGCATTTTCCTGATCCCATATTAAAACGTAGAAATATGGGATATGCATTGGATCAAATATACCATGAACAGAAACGCACGTACAACATAAGTAGACTGATTGCAGGGTCGGAAGGGACATTGGCTATTGCAACCAAAATACGAATCCATCTACAACCTCAATATCCTAAAAACAGAACATTACTAGTCATTGCTTTTGATAGCCTTCAAGACGCACTCTGTGCAAACCTTGAGATACTCAAACATAAACCGATAGCCATTGAGTTGATGGATCACTATATTGTAGATGCTGTCAAAAAACTAAATAAATACGACTTAAATCATTATTTCCCCAAAACCCCTCAAGCTGTTCTAATGGCAGAGTTTGTAGATGATCAATCTACAGCTCTAGACAACCTCTGTCACGATGCAATCCATAACATTAACAAACAATACCCTTCGGCTTTATTTTCTCAGTATAAGAAAGCCGAAGAGATCCAAACATTATGGAATATTCGAAAAGATGGACTGGGTGTTCTTGCAAATATTAAGTCAAAAAAGAGAAGTACCACTGTCATTGAAGACACTGCTGTTGCACCGAAACACCTTCCTGCATATATAGACGATTTAAACATCTTGTTTGACAGACTAGGATTAAATTGTGTGTTCTACGCCCATATTGCCACAGGGGAACTACACCTACGCCCGATGTTGGATCTAGAAGATCACCACGACAAGGAGTTATTTCTTACCTTAGCCAAAGAGGTAGCACTTTTAGTTAAAAAATACAGAGGCTCCCTTTCTGGCGAACATGGGGATGGTCGATTAAGATCGCCAATGCTCCCATATATGTTCTCTAAAGAGGTCATCGCATGGTTTAAAAACATCAAGAGAGCCTTTGATCCTCATGGACTGTTCAATCCCAATGTAATATTAAATGCAGATCCCGACTTTAATCATCTAAAGTATAACTTAAAGGAACCGATCCCCTCTCTTCCTACTTACTATCGATATGATAATTCTATCAATTTTCATGATCAAATAGATAAATGTACAGGCTCAGGGATCTGTATCCGAAAAGACAAAAACTATCAAGGGATGTGTCCAACATATCATGCAACCAAACAAGAGGAATATAGCACTCGTGGTCGTTCCAATTTGATGCGTGCAACGCTACGTACCAACGAAGTGCAGTGGAATATAGACAAAGAGCTCTTGAAAACGATTACCCACTGTTTGGGATGCAAAGCTTGTAAGAGAGAGTGTCCTTCAAGTGTAGATGTTGCAAAGTTAAAATCTGAATATCTTGCTCAATACTATGAAAAGCATAGGCCTACGCTTCAAACCTTGGCAATTGCCTATCTTCCCCAACTGGCTATTTTGGCATCTAAACTCCCGAGGACAAGTAATTTTTTTGCACAATCCTTCATTACAAAAAAGATGCTCCAAATAGCATCCAATACCGCCATGCCACGATTTGCAAACAAAACTGCTAGGAGTAAAATGGACAGACACCCAGCACCTCACAGCAATCCTGATGTAATATTATATGTCGATGAGTTTACAAACTATTTCGATAGTGAGTTGGGATATAAAGCCTTTCTTCTACTTCTAAAACTGGGGTGCAATATAAAGCCTATTTTCCTCTCTCAAAATGGAAGAACCTATATTTCCAAAGGATTATTAAAGCAGGCAAAAAAGATTGCCGATAAAAATGTCTCATGGATTCTCTCTGAGATAAGCCCCAACACCCCTATCTTAGGAATTGAGCCATCTACAACAGCAACGCTAGTGGATGAATATATGGATCTGATAGACAACCCAAGCGACTTTAAACCCTATATTGCGAATATTGATCTAATTGATCATTACCTTTTGAATATCATATCAAAAAATCCTTCGTTACTCAAATCAACACAAAAAACAGATCGAAATATCTATTATCATGGACACTGTCATCAAAAAGCCTCTTTTGGAATTGACAAAACAGTAGCTCTTCTTTCGATGTTTACCAATGGAATCGTCGAAACTTCTAAAACAGCCTGTTGTGGAATGGCTGGTTCATTTGGATATGAGAAAGCACATGCAACCTTAGCAATTCAAGTTGGAGAGGTAAAGCTTTTTCCAGATGTTCGAAAAAGAATTGAAAATACAACCTTTATCGCATCAGGCACAAGCTGTAGACACCACATTGCTCAGAACACCGGTGCGACAGTTCTACATCCAATAGAGTGGCTTTATCATATTATGGAGCGATAG
- a CDS encoding DUF2326 domain-containing protein — protein MQLISLTANMPSFKTVNFINETGLNFIVATQVNNRSSNNDESPTSNGVGKSLIVALVHFCLGSSSKTVFKSKLKEWTFTLTFKIEGSEYVSSRSTENQNVIVFNGRELKIKDFKDKLEALLFRIPENVSQLSFRSLIPFFARPRKASYNMFNNPNAVKNAYQIQVTNALLLGLNIFLIEEKFKLRKEQERIKKLVSDLKNDDLLKEFFNRKKDSSIELQQIKDDIDLLQTKLNKFEVAEDYYEVNAEADKLKNELDKINNKIVLFQNQIRKIDQTLKLSPDIDKQNIENIYKEASIIIKQDALKTLDELEKFYQNLTSSRNKRLQEQKTSFQREIEDLQNQSKERVNKLDSRLRYLDAKQALDVYTKMNQKLSDLRAQEANVRRYDELIESYNKNKIKIDKKFIESTENTIQYLIDSREKTNVLNDFFRELAKRFYPKSGAGISIINNSGENQIRFDIDAKIEADASDGINNIKIFCYDLTLLLKGESHNVNFLFHDSRLLSDTDPRQIAELFKVLADYIKISGKQYNLTLNQNQLEEVKQYLSEEEFKTIITDNICLELKDGNPKDKLLGIQIDMIYD, from the coding sequence ATGCAATTAATATCGTTAACAGCAAACATGCCTTCATTTAAAACTGTAAATTTTATAAATGAAACAGGTTTAAATTTTATTGTTGCTACACAAGTTAATAATAGATCATCGAATAACGATGAGTCTCCAACTTCAAATGGTGTAGGAAAATCATTGATTGTTGCCCTCGTTCATTTTTGTTTAGGTTCTAGTTCCAAAACGGTATTCAAATCAAAATTAAAAGAATGGACATTTACTTTGACTTTTAAAATTGAAGGCTCTGAATATGTTTCCTCTAGAAGTACCGAAAATCAGAATGTTATTGTGTTTAATGGACGGGAGCTCAAAATTAAAGATTTTAAAGATAAACTTGAAGCTTTATTGTTTCGGATTCCTGAAAATGTAAGTCAACTATCCTTTCGTTCCTTGATACCTTTTTTTGCAAGACCAAGGAAAGCTTCATATAATATGTTTAATAACCCTAATGCTGTCAAAAATGCATATCAAATTCAGGTAACAAACGCATTGCTATTGGGGCTAAATATTTTCTTGATAGAAGAAAAGTTCAAACTACGAAAAGAGCAGGAACGAATAAAGAAACTTGTTTCAGATTTAAAGAATGATGATCTATTAAAGGAATTTTTTAACAGGAAGAAAGATTCATCTATTGAGTTACAACAAATTAAAGATGATATTGACTTGTTGCAAACCAAGCTCAATAAATTTGAGGTTGCAGAGGATTATTATGAAGTTAATGCAGAAGCTGACAAGTTGAAAAATGAATTAGACAAGATCAATAATAAGATTGTCTTATTTCAAAATCAAATAAGAAAGATCGATCAAACTTTGAAACTTTCTCCTGATATTGACAAGCAGAATATTGAGAATATCTATAAAGAAGCTTCAATCATCATAAAGCAGGATGCTTTAAAAACATTGGATGAACTAGAAAAGTTTTATCAGAATCTTACATCTAGTCGTAATAAAAGACTTCAAGAACAAAAGACGAGCTTCCAAAGAGAAATAGAAGACTTACAGAATCAGTCTAAGGAAAGGGTAAATAAATTAGATTCAAGATTAAGATACTTAGATGCAAAGCAGGCTCTCGATGTATACACAAAAATGAATCAGAAATTGTCGGATTTGAGAGCACAAGAAGCAAATGTTAGGCGATATGATGAATTAATCGAGAGTTATAATAAAAATAAGATTAAAATTGATAAAAAATTCATTGAATCAACAGAGAACACAATACAGTATTTAATAGATTCAAGAGAAAAAACGAATGTCCTGAATGATTTTTTTAGAGAGTTAGCCAAACGATTTTATCCTAAATCTGGAGCTGGAATCTCTATTATTAATAATAGTGGTGAGAATCAAATTAGATTTGATATCGATGCAAAAATTGAGGCAGATGCTTCTGATGGTATTAATAACATAAAGATATTTTGTTATGATTTGACTTTGTTGCTCAAAGGAGAATCTCATAATGTGAATTTTTTGTTCCATGATAGTAGGCTATTAAGTGATACAGATCCAAGGCAAATCGCGGAATTATTTAAGGTATTAGCTGATTATATAAAAATTTCGGGGAAACAATATAATTTAACGTTGAACCAGAATCAGTTGGAAGAAGTAAAACAATATCTATCGGAAGAAGAATTTAAAACTATTATTACTGACAATATTTGTTTAGAGTTGAAAGATGGGAATCCTAAAGATAAATTATTAGGTATCCAGATAGATATGATATATGATTAG
- a CDS encoding transposase: MGIRKRKSYEREFKMMIVNLVDSGRDARSVAEENDIDAHMVRRWVREFHTYEKNSFQGNGNLVQTDEEARISQLEKELKQVRIERDILKKAINIFSKSDS, encoded by the coding sequence ATGGGAATACGAAAAAGAAAGAGTTACGAAAGAGAGTTCAAGATGATGATTGTTAATCTTGTAGATAGCGGTAGAGATGCTCGTTCAGTTGCTGAAGAGAACGACATCGATGCTCATATGGTACGACGCTGGGTTCGTGAGTTTCATACATATGAAAAAAACTCATTTCAGGGTAATGGCAATCTAGTTCAGACAGACGAAGAAGCAAGAATCTCACAACTTGAAAAAGAGCTGAAGCAAGTTCGTATAGAACGAGATATCTTAAAAAAAGCCATCAACATATTCTCCAAGAGCGACAGCTAA